One genomic region from Rosa rugosa chromosome 1, drRosRugo1.1, whole genome shotgun sequence encodes:
- the LOC133733376 gene encoding uncharacterized protein LOC133733376, with protein MANGIAESFNSWIAIERLMPVYCMLDQTRIKQMEMAGKRREEAERWTTELTPKMEERLKVQMEKSRRFSVHYSSPGVYEVRSDFSYVVNISDHSCSCVKWQINCFPCPHGLAALQAASVNVYDYIDKYFQVDMFKKSYSFPICPITNVDMSSSESASECILPPLSKRPPGRPRVKRFKSVGEAEKKLIRCGRCGKMGTHNKLSCTEPLVQ; from the coding sequence ATGGCTAATGGGATTGCTGAATCATTTAACTCTTGGATTGCAATTGAGCGTTTGATGCCAGTCTATTGTATGCTGGACCAGACAAGAATTAAACAAATGGAGATGGCCGGTAAGAGGAGGGAAGAGGCAGAACGTTGGACCACAGAACTAACTCCCAAAATGGAGGAAAGATTGAAGGTGCAAATGGAGAAATCTCGTCGTTTCAGTGTCCATTATTCTAGCCCTGGAGTTTATGAGGTTCGATCTGACTTTTCATATGTAGTCAACATCTCCGATCATTCATGTTCATGTGTGAAATGGCAGATCAATTGTTTTCCTTGTCCTCACGGCCTTGCTGCATTACAGGCTGCTTCTGTAAATGTATATGATTATATTGATAAGTACTTTCAGGTTGATATGTTCAAGAAAAGCTACAGTTTTCCTATCTGTCCGATAACCAATGTTGATATGTCTTCTTCAGAATCTGCTTCTGAATGTATATTACCTCCCCTTTCGAAGAGGCCCCccgggaggcctagggtgaagcggttcaagtcGGTTGGAGAGGCTGAAAAGAAGCTGATTCGTTGTGGTCGTTGTGGCAAAATGGGCACTCATAACAAGTTGAGCTGCACTGAACCTCTCGTTCAGTAG
- the LOC133720765 gene encoding uncharacterized protein LOC133720765 yields MHYTLLVIDNETRRFSHMNSLRPPINEFTNEEKYQLNAARVVKHIQKFIHVVNLTKMRIRGESQDPNITREKCKGEDDKENLIIVEEAMTEEEKQTRNWILQNNVVETDYELFEDFDCPQQNTSSGDCGPFMLHYMESIVNGIEPTKEGGDNMRKRLLERFMHLLLGRK; encoded by the exons ATGCACTACACCTTGCTGGTAATTGACAATGAAACAAGGAGGTTCAGTCATATGAATTCATTGAGGCCACCAATCAATGAATTCACCAATGAGGAGAAGTACCAACTGAATGCAGCAAGAGTG GTAAAGCACATACAGAAATTCATACATGTTGTGAACTTGACTAAGATGAGAATACGGGGCGAAAGCCAAGATCCAAATATCACTCGAGAAAAATGCAAAGGCGAAGATGATAAGGAAAACCTGATTATTGTTGAAGAAGCAATGACCGAGGAGGAAAAACAAACCAGAAACTGGATCTTACAGAATAACGTTGTGGAGACAGACTATGAACTCTTTGAAGACTTTGACTGCCCGCAACAGAACACATCATC TGGTGATTGCGGGCCCTTTATGCTCCATTACATGGAGAGCATAGTAAATGGCATAGAACCAACCAAGGAAGGCGGGGACAACATGAGGAAAAGATTGCTTGAGAGGTTCATGCACCTACTATTGGGCAGAAAGTGA